The genomic segment TTAAAAAGTATATTTCATTGTGAAATGTAGCACGAGGACAAAACAACGTTTTTGTCGGTCACAAAAATGCTTATTCATGCTGGCGTGAATCTAGTGCTGCAGCGCTAGTTAGTTCATGCTTGAATGGTTCCACATGTTGGGTTATTCGATAGAGGAGTTCCTCAGATCCTGGTTTCCAATTGGTTATCCCTAAAACTGCCTTCTGGaagggaaacaaaaaaatatactgtagcaagcgCTTTCCACCCCCCGCTTTGAACACATTGTCTTAAATGCGCACAGTAAAGAATATCGGGCCTCATCTCACTATAGCATCAGCAAATCTATTCACGATCATCTTATCACTTatcttgcatttttttaaattaaacgtTGAAAGCAAAATGACTAATTTTTATTATGCGAGATGCTATTTATGTGTTCATTAATTTGGTCTACCTATCCGGGTAAATGTTCCTTCAAACGCAATTATTTACACGCCAGTGCATAGAAGGAACGAAATGGAACGGCAAAAACTGATGCGTTTTCTTTTCAGAGATAAAACACTTAATTCATTAAGTTATGGTGCTGTTTGctaaatcaatttaaactcAAATGTGTGGTTTTCCTGTGAGCAAAACCGGGCAGAACTGACATCAAAGGAATTGCGTtccatacattttaattacaggGGATTACTGAAAAAACATTGAAGATTGAATATAGCTTCGCGTTCCATGGAATAGCAGAGTATGTCCATTTAAAGGATCCGTAGTTGTAGTTGCTGCAGTTAAACGTCCGGACACGGTTTGAAGATGACAGAAGAAAGCGACCACAATAACTCCACATTTACGGTTGATTATGTTAAAAATCTCGTCAAAAAGAAAGATGAAATTGAAGAACAGATTAAAGCATACTACGACGTTCTGGAAGATGTAAGATTTCAGATTATCCCATTGTGTACTCAAAAATCGGTTCAGTCAGAGTCTGCATAGTTGGGTTTGTGTACCTTGTGTATTTTAGACAGAGATAAAATAAACTCGTCGTAGTATTTGATTTTCAAGTTCTGAACTTTCTGATAACGGGAAAACGATATAATGCGTAAAACACATAGATCGCTGTAGAAAAAATATAACACGCAGTGTGTATCTAAAAGggcctgtgtttttttctgcgaCCGTTTGAAAAGTTTTATGCGTAGATTATCGTCAAGGACCCCTGACAGAAATAGTGCGAACGGGTGTTTTAGATGTTATTGTAATATGCAACCGTGATGAGCTTGCAATACGAGTGATCCCAATACTTCATCGACAGCAAAAAGGCGTTGGGATGGACGGTCCGCTCGTTGACGTAGAAGGGTACCCGCGAGCAGACGTGGATGTGTTCCAGGTCCGCACGGCGAGACACAACATCTCCTGTGAGTGGTGCGGGTGTGTGAAAACCGTACGGCCAAAGAGCGAGAGAGCTCTTATTTTCTAAGCCATGTGACGCAGCTGCCTCTCTGGACGGCCGCGTCAGCGTGTTTCGGCTGCAGAGGAGCACGGAAAGGTTACTTCAgcgaaacgcaacgtttcgggaGGATAAGGAGACGGAGTAGCTGAGAAAGAGCCTCAGGGGGGTGTTAGCAGCTGTAATCTGTAAATGAATGCAGTATACAGTCTTATCCATTGATGTACAGCTTTTACCCCTGTGAGCCCATTCTCTCCTGCTCTGGCCTTGTTCCCCTGCTCTTTATAATCCCACTACTTTACTCTTCACATCTTAAGACCCCACAGCAGAAACGTTGTTTCTTATTTCTACTTTTTCAGTGTGGTATTATCCTTTACTTGTGCCCATGCTCAAATTAGCCTCAACACTAGTCGTGTCTGCCTTGAGCAGAATCTGAAATTGATTGTCAAAAGTGCAGCAGCAGAAGATGCCCAGACGCCACGGGCCGTCTAATTTAGAGGTTCAGTTCGTCCCGCAGTTGGGAGCCGCCTCTTGTCCCCCGGCCCAGCTCATGTGTGCATTGTGTGGGAAGCCTCCAGCTGGCGTGGCGCCAGCGCTGGTCCCCACCGTGACGCAGTGACGTGTGTCACCCCCGCGCAGGCCTGCAGAACGACCACAAGGCCATCATGCTGGAGATCGAGGAGGCGCTGCACCAGCTCCACGCCCGAGAGAAGGCCAAGAGGGCGTGGGACGAGGCCGAGGCGCGAGAGGAGGCCATGGAGCAGGCCCGCAGCCCTCCTCAGCCCTTCGCCAGAGCGGACGCCGTCACCCCCGGCTCTCCAGCCAGCCTGGCCGTGAGTCCTCTGAGCTAGCTGGGACCCTGTGGGGCTCTGGGGGGGCAGAACGTGGAAATATTCGACTGGAGGCAGGAGCTGGGAAATTCTTGCGCTGCAGACTAATTTCCAGATGTTGCATGATGAATTGCAAATCATCTGCATGTTGAAAGAATGCAACTCCTTTCTGTCTATGCATGCGTTTGCATGATGTGGAAGTGTTGTACTTCATATGTTTGTGGAATCTGTAAACTCAGATCCAGATTAATGCTGACCCCTGACTTGACTCTTGACTCTCCTGATTGTCTGGGGAATTGATTTAAGGAACGTTAGCCCTTGTTGTGAAATAAGCCCCAG from the Lepisosteus oculatus isolate fLepOcu1 chromosome 22, fLepOcu1.hap2, whole genome shotgun sequence genome contains:
- the psmd9 gene encoding 26S proteasome non-ATPase regulatory subunit 9, whose amino-acid sequence is MTEESDHNNSTFTVDYVKNLVKKKDEIEEQIKAYYDVLEDQKGVGMDGPLVDVEGYPRADVDVFQVRTARHNISCLQNDHKAIMLEIEEALHQLHAREKAKRAWDEAEAREEAMEQARSPPQPFARADAVTPGSPASLAGLHVGDEIVEFGSVNSVNFQNLQNIAMVVQHSEGKPLSITVIRSGQTVHLGLTPQRWSGRGLLGCNIVPLRK